The nucleotide sequence GCTGGCCTGGAAGGTGCAGGCGCTGGGCCGGCTGTGAGGCTGGCGGTCGTCGGCGCCGGCTGGGCCGGCCTGGCCTGCGCGGTCGAGGCCGTGCGCCAGGGCCACGCGGTCACCGTGTTCGAGGCCGCTCCCAACGCTGGCGGCCGCGCGCGCCGCGTCGACGACATGCACGGCATGGCGCTCGACAACGGCCAGCACATCCTGATCGGCGCCTACAGCGCCACGCTGCAGCTGATGCGCGATGTCGGCGTCGATCCCGAGCGCGTGCTGCTGCGCCTGCCGCTGTCGCTGCGCTTCGCCGATGGCGGCGGCCTGCAGCTGCCGCGGCTGCCCGCGCCGCTCGACCTGCTGGCGGGCATCTTCCAGGCGCGCGGCTGGACCTGGCGCGACAAGTCCGCGCTGCTGCGCACCGCGATCGGCTGGCGTTTCAAGGGCTTTCGCTGCGACCCCTCCACCACCGTGGCCGAGCTCTGCACGGGCCTCACGCCGCGCGTGATGCAGGAGCTGATCGAGCCGCTGTGCGTCTCGGCGCTCAACACCCCCGTCGCGCAATCGAGCGGCCAGGTCTTCCTGCGCGTGCTCCACGACGCGCTGTTCAGCGGCAGCGGCGGCGCCGACCTGCTGCTGCCGCGCGCCGACCTCGGCGCGCTGCTGCCCGACGCGGCGCTCGCCTGGCTGCGCGCGCATGCCGCAAGCCTGCGCATCGGCCAGCGCGTGCGCTCGATCGCGCCCGAGGCGAAGGCCTGGCGCGTCGACGGCGAAGCCTTCGACCGCGTGGTGCTGGCCAGCGCGCCCTGGGATGCCGCCCGGCTGGTGCGCGCCAGCGGCCTGCCGGCCGAGGCCTGGTGCGCGACTACCGAAGCACTGCGCTTCGAGGCCATCGCCACGATCTACCTGCGCGGCGCCACGCCGCTGGCCGAACCGATGCTCGCCCTGCGCAGCGACCCCGCCACGGCACCGGCCCAGTTCGTGTTCGACAAGGACCGGCTCTGCGGCCTGCCGGGCGTGCTCGCGATGGTCGTGAGCGCCAACGAGACGCCGCGCGAGCTGCTCGAGACGCAGGCGCTCGCGCAGGCGGCCGCGCAACTGGGCCAGGCCGGCCTGCAGGTGGTGCAGACCGTGGTCGAGAAGCGTGCGACCTTTGCCTGCACGCCCGGGCTGGCCCGTCCGCCCGCGACCATCGCGCCCGGCCTGCTGGCCTGCGGCGACTACGTGGCAGGCCCCTACCCCGCCACGCTCGAGGGCGCGGTGCTCAGCGGCCTGGCAGCGGCAAGGATGACCGCATGAGCACCGAGCTGCGCTACCTCGACTTCGACTACAGCGAGGACGCCGATGGCCATGGCAGCTTCGATGCGATGGCCTCGGTCGCGCCCGAGCGCGTGGGCGAAGTGCAAGCCGAGATCGATCGTGTGCTGGCCTGGGCCGAGGCCGCCTTTCCCGATGCGCGCGGCGCGCTCGACGAAGGAGCGACGTGGGACCATGACCTGCAGCACTCGCGCGACGATGCGCGCTTCGAGACCCTGGCCTTCTCGCTGAGCGGCACGGCCGATTTCTGCGCCGCGCTGCGCGAGCGCTTCGGCCTGGATTAAGCGGCCGTCTTGTTGCGCAGCCGCAGCAGGCTCAGCCCCAGCAGCACGAAGGCGCCACCCGAGACCTTGTTGAACAGTCGCGTGCGGCGCGGGTCCGACAGCTGCTTGCGCAGCAGGCGCGCGAGCAGCACGTAGAAGGCGTGCGACAGCACCGAGGCCGCGGCGAAGGTGGTGGTCAGCACCGCGAACTGGGTGGCGATCGGCGCATCCGGCGTGAGGAACTGCGGGAACAGCGCCGAGAAGAACAGGATGCTCTTCGGATTGGTCAGCGCCACCGTCAGGCCATGGCCGAACAGGCGCCAGCTCGAACGCGACGAGCCCGCCGCCGAGGCACCCTGCAGGTCGGCGAACACGCTGCCCTGGCTGCGCCACTGCTTGATGCCGAGGTAGATCAGGTAGGCCGCGCCCGCGAGCTTCAGCACCATGAAGGCATGGGCCGAGGTCGAGAGCACCACGCCCAGCCCGGCCATCGCGGCGGCCGACACCATGAAGAGCCCGGTCGCATTGCCCAGCGAACTGATCATCGCGCGGCGCGGGCCCACGGACATCGAGTTCGACACCGCCAGCAGCACCGCGGGGCCGGGCGTGAAGGCGACGAGCAGGGTCACGCCGCAGAAGAGGAGCCAGTTGGACAGATGCATGGGGAGCTTTCGCGCGGCGCGCTCGCGCCGCAGGCCGGGGAAGCAAAACTATAGTCGGGCCACCCGTTCGCCGCAGCCGCGGCGGAAATTGCCCTCACGGCCCACCCTCCCCCTTCACCCCACCATGGTCACCTGCTACCTGCGCTACATCGTCGACCCCTACAAGCTCGAGGAGTTCGAGCACTACGGCAAGCTCTGGATCCCGCTGGTCGAGAAGTTCGGCGGCCAGCACCACGGCTACTTCCTGCCTTCCGAAGGCGTCAGCAACGTGGCGCTCGCGATGTTCAGTTTTCCCAGCCTCGCGGCCTACGAGCAGTACCGCGCCGACTCGATGCAGGACGCCGACTGCCAGGCCGCCTTCCGCTATGCCGAGGAAACGCGCTGCTTCCTCAGCTACGAGCGCAGCTTCTTCCGCCCGGTCTTCGGGTAAGGCTCAAGCGCCGAGCGCCACGCACAGCGCGTGCAGGTTCGGCACGATCAGTTGCGGCCGCGCGCCATGCACCCAGGGCCGCTCGTCGCGCACCAGCCAGGCCGCCTGCATGCCGGCATTGAGCGCGCCCACCACGTCGAGCTCGGCATCGTCGCCCACGTGCAGCACGTCCTTGGGCAGCAGGCCGACCGAGGCCGCGGCCGCGCGGAAGATCGGCGCATGCGGCTTGCCGCTGCCGAAGGCGCGCGCATTGAAGGCGGTGCGGAACCAGCGCCCCACGCCGGTCTTGTGGATGTCGGCATTGCCGTTCGACACCGCCACCAGCGGATAGCGTTCGCTGAGCCACTTGAGCGCGGGCAGCGCATCGTCGTAGAGCGTCACGCGCTGGCGTTCGGCGAAGAAGGCATCGAAGGCCGGATCGGCCAGCGCCGGGTCCTCGCCCGCGCGGCGCAGCGCGGTGCGTATCGATTCGCGGCGCAGCGCGCTCAGGTCGTGCGCGAGGTCGGAACGCTCCTTGGCCGTGGCTTCGCGCAGTTCGCGCAGCACGCCCGGCGTGACGAGCAAGGCGGCCGTCTTCGGCGCCTCGCGCAACAGCCAGGCATGCAGCACGGCCTCCGCGCGTTCGATGGTCGGCCAGATCGGCCAGAGGGTGTCGTCGAGGTCGAGGGTGATGGCGCTGATGCGCTTCAGATCGAGCGGCGCGCTGCTCGCGGGGACCGTGGGGTCGGAAGTCATGCCCGAGAATATCGCATGCCTCCAAGTCCCTCGCCCGTCCCCGGCAACGCCCCCCGCAACACCGCCGTCCTCTGGTGCAACCTCGGTTCGCCCGATGCCCCCACCGCCAGCGCCGTGCGCAGCTATCTCGCGGACTTCCTCGGCGACCCGCGCGTGGTCGAGATCCCGCGCCTGCTCTGGCTGCCGATCCTGCACGGCATCATCCTGCGCGTGCGGCCCGCGAAGTCGGCCGCCAAGTACGCGAGCATCTGGCTGCCCGAGGGCTCGCCGCTCAAGGTCTGGAGCGAACGGCAGGCGCAGCGCCTGGGCGACACGCTCAGCCGGCGCGGCCACCGCGTGGCGGTGCGCGACGCGATGCGCTATGCCAATCCCTCGATCGGCGCGCGGCTCGATGCGCTGCAGGACGAGGGTGTCGAGCGCGTGCTCGTGCTGCAGGGCTATCCGCAGTACTCGGCCACCACCACCGCGAGCGTGATCGACGCCGTCAACGACTGGAGCCGCACGCAGCGCAGCGTGCCCGAGTTCCGCTTCGTCAACCAGTTCCACGACGACCCCGGCTACATCGCGGCGCTCGCAGGGCGCATCGAGGCGCACTGGCAGGACCAGGGCCGCGGCGAGGTGCTGCTGCTGAGCTTCCACGGCATTCCCGCGCGCAACATCGAGCTCGGCGATCCCTACCAATCGCAGTGCCTCGAGACCGCGCGCCTGCTCACCGCGCGCCTGGGCCTCGCGCCCGCGCAGTACCGCGTGACCTTCCAGTCGCGCTTCGGCAAGGCGAAGTGGCTCGAGCCCTACACCGAACCCACGCTGCGCGAACTCGGCGCCGCGGGCGTGAAGCGCGTCGACGTGGCCTGCCCCGGCTTCCCGGCCGACTGCCTCGAAACGCTCGAAGAGATCGCGATGGAAGGCCGCGAGGCCTTCCTGCATGCGGGCGGCGAGCAGTTCAGCTACATCCCCTGCCTTAACGACGGCCCGGCCTGGATCGACGCGCTCGCCGACATCGCCGAGCGGCATCTCGCGGGCTGGAACACCCGCTGAGTTTGTCGCAGGCCTTCCAGGTGGTGAAGCCGTTGTCCTGCGCCACCGGGTAGCGGATGCCGAAGCGCTGGATCGCGTCCTGCACGTTGCGCGTGGACTTCTCGTAGGCGAACTCGGGCGAATGCACGCCCACCGCCACGAAGCCCGGGTCCCTGTACTTCTCGTACCAGCGCACCACGTGCGGCAGCGTGCGGACGCAGTGGATGCAGGAGTAGGTCCAGAAATCGACCAGCACCACCTTGCCGGCCAGCCCCTGCAGGGTGAGCGGCTCCGGGTGGAGCCACTGGTCGATGCGGGCGGCGTGAAGGCCGCCGCCCTTCGCGGCATCAGAACTTGCCGAGATAGTCCATCTTGCCCACCGGCACGCCGGCGTTGCGCAGCACGTCGTAGGCGGTGGTGGCGTGGAAGAAGAAGTTGGGCAGCGCGAACTGCAACAGGTAGCGCTGCGCGGTGAAATGCACCTCGGTGCCGCGCGCGGTGATGACCACCGGGCGGTCCTCGTGGCCGTCGATCTGCGCGCGGTCCACGCCGAGCAGGAACTCCTCGGTCTTCGCGATGCGCACCAACAGCTCGTCGTAGCTCTTCTCCTCGTCGGGGAAGCTGGGCGCGGTCACGCCCGCGATGCGCGCGGTGCCGAGCTTGCAGGCATCGCTCGCGCGCTGCACCTGGCCGGCCAGCGTGAGCATGTCGGGCGCGAGGCGCGCATCGACCAGGGTCGAGGGATCGATGCCGTTGGCCTGCGCATGGGCCAGGCCCTTGCCGAGCACGTGGCGGAGCTGGGCCAGCCCGCGGGTGAAGACCGGCACGGAAATGTCGTACATCGAAAGCGCCATGGTGCGAATGCCTCTGTGTGTTGCTGTGGGTGATGACCGGCGGCGATTGTGGAGGCCGCCGTCCCCTCAGCGGCCGGCGGCGCGAATAAACCCTTCGATGCACTCCAGTTGTTCGGGCACGTTGAGCGCGGGCGCGTGGCCGCAGCCCTGGATCTCGACCACCTCGAGCCGTCCCGCCGCGCCCGGGCCGCGATGCCGCATGGCCTCGACCACCTCGGGCAGCACCAGGTCGGACTCGGCGCCGCGCAGGCACAGCACCGGCGCCTCGATGGCGTCGTAGTGCGGCCAGATCAGGTAGTCGTCCTCACGCGTGCTGAACTGGCGCACCATGGCCGGGTCGTAGTGCGGTGTGACGCGGCCGTCGGGCAGCCGGCGCGTCGAGGTCTCGGCGAGCCGGCGCCACTGCGCATCGCTGAGCCAGCCATAGGGCTTGTAGACGCCACGGAAGAAGGTCTCGAGCTCGCTCACCGTGTCGAAGGCCGGCGGGTTGCCGGCATAGGCGCGGATGCGCTCGATCGCGGCCTGTGCGAGCTCGGGCGCGTTGTCGTTGAGCACCAGGCTCGCAATGCGCGCCTTCATGCGCGACGCGAACAGGCCCGCGGCGCAGACGGTGCCGATCGCGCCACCCATCGAGGTGCCGACCCAGTGCACGCGCTCGAGCTGCAGCTCGTCGCACAGCGCCTCGGCCAGTTGCGCATAGAACGCGAGCCGGTACTCCTCGTCGGGCAGCGGGCTCCACTGGCTCAGGCCGCGGCCGATGGTGTCGGGGCAGATCACGCGGAAGCCGCGCGCGGCGAAGTGCTCGGCCAGCTCGTCCATGTCGCGGCCGGTGCGCGCCAGGCCGTGCCAGGCGATCAGCACCTGCGGGTCGGGTTCGGCCGTGGGCCAGTCGAGCCAGTGGATCTCGCGGCCCGCGAGCCGTGCGTAGTGGGAGGAAGGAACGATGCGGGAAGTCATGAGGTCGCTCATCGCGCGGCGCTGGCGCGGCGGGCCCGCAGCTTGCCGACGATGCCGGTGGGGAAGTAATAGACGGACAGCACGAACAGCACGCCGAGCCACAGCAGCCAGCGGTCAGGCGACAGCAGCGCCGCCAGCCACGGCAGGCCGCTCGCGGCCTCGCTGCCCATGCGCAGCAGATCCTGCAGATAGCTCTGCGCGACCACGAACAGCACGGCGCCGATAGCCGCGCCGTAGATCGTGCCCATGCCGCCGATCACCACGATCAGCAGCACGTCGACCATGATCTCGAAGCTCAGCGAGGTGTCGGGGCCGTTGTAGCGCAGCCAGATCGCGAGCATGGCGCCGGCCAGCGTGGCGAACAGCGCCGACAGCACCGCGGCCGTGGTGCGGTAGACCACCACGCGGTAGCCGATCGCCTCGGCGCGAAACTCGTTCTCGCGGATCGCCTGCAGCACGCGGCCGAAGGGCGAGTTGACGATGCGCAGCATCGCCAGCACCAGCACCACGGCCGCCACGAACAGCAGGTAGTAGCACAGCAGGCGCCCGTCGAGCGAGACGCCGAGGAAGGGTTCCTCCGCGAACTCGAAGCTCGGCGAGATCAGCTCGGGCAGCTTGAAGGTCAGGCCGTCCTCGCCGCCGGTGAAGTCCGACAGCTGCGAGGCCAGGGTCTGGAAGGCCGAGGCCACGGCCAGCGTGATCATCGCGAAGAAGATCGCGCGCACCCGCAGCGAGAACAGGCCGATGGCGAACGAGAGCACCAGCGAGACCGCGAGCGAGGCGCCCAGGCCCAGCAGCACCGCGCCCCAGTCGGGCCCGAGCCGCGAGGCCGAGATCGCGATGCCGTAGGCGCCGATGCCGAAGAACATGGTGTGGGCGAAGCTCACGATGCCCGTGTAGCCCAAGAGCAGGTCGAAGCTCGCGACCAGCACGACGAACACCAGGATCTTGGCCGCGACGCTGAGCGCCTTCACGCCCGGGAACAGGAAGGGCGCGAAGGCCAGTGCGAGGAACAGCGCCACCAGCAGCACGGCCAGCAGGCGGCTCCGGGGCATGTCGTTGGAGAGGAGTCGTTTCAGGAACATGGCTCGGTCCTCAGCGGTTCGCCACCGGATACACGCCCTGCGGACGCCACAGCAGCACCGCCACCATCAGGAAGATGCTCGCGAACTGCGTGAGCGTGGGCAGCACGAAGCCGATGTAGTTGGTCATCAGCCCGACGAGCAGCGCACCGAGCAGCGCGCCGCCGGTGGAGCCCAGGCCGCCGATGATGATGACGATGAAGATCAGCACGTTGACCTGCGCGCCCATCTGCGGCACCAGGTTCTGCTGGAACAGGCCCCACATCACGCCGCCCAGCCCGGCCAGCGCGCTGCCGACCACGAACACGCCGACGAACAAACGGCCGATGCGGTAGCCGAGCGACTCGACCATCTCGCGGTCCTGCACGCCCGCGCGGATCAGCAGGCCGATCTTGGTGCGGCTCAGGGTCCAGGCCAGCAGGCCGAACACCACCACGCCCACCGCCACCGCGAGCAGCCGGTACTTGCTGATCGCCGCGTCGCCCACCAGCAGCGAGCCGCGCAGCGCCTCGGGCAGCGGCAGCGGAACCTGCGCCGGGCCCCAGATCACCTTGATCAGTTCCTCGCCGATGATCATGCCGCCCATCGTGATGAGGATCTGCTTCAGGTGCTGGCCGTAGACCGGCCGCACGATGAAGCGCTCGAAGGCCAGGCCGACCGCGCCGGCCACCGCCATCGCGACCAGCATGGCCGGGAAGACCGCCACCAGGTTGCGCCACAGTTCCTGCGAGCCGGTCCAGTCGCCCATCAGGCCGAGCACGCTGCTGGCCACGAAGGCGCCCAGCGCGATGAACACGCCATGGCCGAAGTTCAGCACGTCCATCAGGCCGAACACCAGGGTGAGGCCCGAGGCGATGATGAAGATGATCATGCCCATCGCGAGCCCCGCGACCGTGAGCGTGAGCCAGGTCGAGAACGAGCCCGTGAGCGGCAGCGCGACCAGCGCGAGGACGGGCACCAGCAGCAGCGGCTTCCAGTCGAATTCGATTTTCATAGGGCGAGTCCCAGCAGCGACTGCTGCAGTTGCGCATCGGCCGCGAAGGCCGCCATCGAGCCGCTGTGCACCACGCGCCCGTTGTCCATCACCGCGACCGCGTCGCCGAGGCGCAGCGCGAAGTTGATGTTCTGTTCCACCAGCAGGATCGTGACGCCGCTGCGCTTGAGCTCGTCGAAGGCGTCGATCATGTTGTTGATGATGGCCGGCGCGAGGCCCTTGCTGGGCTCGTCGACGATCAGCAGCTCGCGCGGCTCGACGATGGCGCGCGACACGGCCAGCATCTGCTTCTGCCCGCCCGAGAGCTTGCCCGCCGGGTGGTTCCAGAACTTCTCGACCGCGGGGAACAGCTTGAAGATCCATTGCAGGCGCGTGTCGTCCATCTGCTGCGCGTTCTTCGCGCCGCGCGCGGCCAGCAGCATGTTCTCCTTCACCGTGAGGTCGGAGAAGATGCCCATGTTCTCGGGCACGTAGGCAATGCCCAGCTCGGCGATCTGCGGCGTGCGCAGGGCCGTGATGTCGCGCTCGCCGAAGCGCACCCTGCCCTGCGACGCATGCCACAGGCCCATGACGGTGCGCAGGGTGGTGGTCTTGCCCGCGCCGTTGCGGCCCAGCAGCATCGTGAGCTGGCCCTTGGGCACGGCGAGGTCGACGCCGTGCAGGATGTGATAGGCCCCGATGTGCGTGTGCACGCCCTCGAGGCTCAGCAGGTTCGTGCTCATGCCGTGGCCTCCTTCGCGATGCCCAGGTAGGCTTCCTGCACCACCGGCGAGGCGATCACGGTGGCCGGATCGCCGTCGGCCACCAGGGTGCCGTTGTGCAGCACGATGATGCGGTCGGCGAGCTCGCGCACCACGTCCATCTTGTGCTCGACCAGCAGGATGGTCTTGCTGCGGTCCTGCTTGAGCTGGCGGATCAGGTCGAGGATCACGGGCGCCTCGGCCGCGTTCATGCCGGCCGTGGGCTCGTCGAACATGAAGACCTTGGGCTCGAGCGCCATCAGCAGCGCCACCTCGAGCTTGCGCTGGTCGCCGTGCGGCAGGCTGGCCACGGTGGCATGCTCGCGCGACTTGAGGTTGGTCTGCGCCAGCAGCTCGTCGGCGCGCGCGGTCAGCGCCGCATGGTCGCTCCAGATGCTCCAGAGGTTGAGCCCGCGGCGGTGCGCGCCCTCGCGCGTGGCCTGCACCGCGAGGCGCACGTTCTCCAGCACCGTGAGGTTGGGGAACAGGTTGGTGAGCTGGAAGGCCCGCCCCAGCCCGGCGCGGGTGCGGGCCGACGGCGACAGCCCCGACAGCGGCTGGCCGTCGAGCGACACCGTGCCCGCGCTCGCCTTGAGCTGGCCCGAGATCAGGTTGAAGTAGGTGGTCTTGCCCGCGCCGTTCGGGCCGACGATGGCCGTCAGCGTGCCCGGCGCGAATGCGCAGCTCACGCCATTGACGGCCACGTGCCCGCCGAAGCGGATGGTCAGATCTCGGGTCTCAAGCATCGTTGGTCATTGCGAAAACGAAAAATCCAGGAAGGTCGACCGGCCTCAACAGCTGCCGATCACGTAGTAGTTGGGGCCGGTCTGCTTCAGCGTGGTGGTCACGTAGATGTTCCACAGGCCCATCGATTGCCCCGAGCCGTAGGCATAGGTCAGGCCCCACAGCGCATAGGCGCGGCCGGCCACGGTGTGGGCGTAGTTGCTCGCGGTGAAGCAGGTGCCGCCGCCGCCGCTGCCGCCGGTGGTGGTGCCGGTGGCGGCGGTCGACATCGCGCCCTCGGCATTGGCCGCGGTGAGGCCGGTCACGGTCCAGCTGTAGCTGGTCGAGGGTGCCAGGCCGGTGTCGGTGTAGCTGGTGCCGGTCACCGGCGAGGCGTTGACCTTGCTGCCGCCGCGGTAGACGTTGTAGCCGCTGGCGCCGGCCACGGCGGTCCAGCCGATGACCATGCTGGTGCTGGTCGCGCCCGAGGTGCCCACGCCGGTGGGCGCGGGCAGCGCGCTGCCGCCTCCGCCGCCGGTCACGCGGTCGACCATGGCCTTGACGGCCGCCATCTGCGGGCCGGACTTCTTGGCGTAGTTGACGCTGCCGTAGCCCCACCAGTCCCAGCAGCTGTTGGTGGCCGCGGTGCTGGTCTGCGGATAGACCAGCACGATGTTGTTGGTGTCGGCCCAGCGGTTGTAGCCGGTCTTCTTCACGTACTGGTCGCCCACGTCCGTGTAGTTCTGCTTGCAGCCGTGCAGCACCACGTGCACGCGGCAGCTGTTGCCGCTGCCGGCCGCGCAGGCCGCGGGCGTGTAGAGCCAGCCGGTGGCCGCCATGCCCGAGCCGCCCGAGAACTCGCCCTGGTTGAACTCGGTGAAGCTGCCACCCAGGGTGCCGTTGTTGCGCGCGTTGAGCGGGCCGTAGAGGTGCTTGAGGATCTCGCCCGCGAGATCGAAGCCGCAGTTGTTGATGTAGGGCGAGGCCGTGGTGGCGCAGGCGCCGCCGTAGTCGTCGGTGACCATCGCATGGCCCGCGCCGAGGTTGTTCTTGTAGACCGTGTTGGCGGCCGGCACGAAGCTCTGGTAGTAGGTCTTGAGGTCGTCCATCACCGGCTGCTTGACCGTGTTGTCGGAGGTGCCCGAGAACAGGTAGACCTTCGAGCCCGTGAGGTTCGACACCGGGTCGATCGCGCCGCTGGCGGCCCAGCTGTTGGTGGTGCTCACGAGCGTGGACACCGGGATGCTGCTCGCATGCGTCATGCAGCGGCCGGTGGCGTTGAGCACCGAGCCTTCGGCGCAGTAGTACGGGCCGCCGGCCACCACGCCGGCGCCGCGCTTGAAGGTGGCCGAATACGCCACGTGCAGTTGCACCGCCATGAAGCCGCCGGCCGACAGGCCGGACACGCTGACCTCCGCCGGGTTCGCGCCGAGCGCCGGCAGCGGCACCGCCGCCGCCGCGCCCTGCGCGGCCACCGCCATGGCCGCGGCCATGGCCAATCTCTTCCAGTTCCAATTCATCGCTGGCATCGCTGTCTCCTTCCGTTATGGGTGTAAGAACGCTGCTTGGCTGATCGAGGACTCGGCCGTGGAGCGCGCCGCCCGCGCGGACGCAGGCTGGCGCTTCGCCCGGCGGCCATCCGGGGCGAAAGAGAAAGAAGAAGGTGGGGCGGCGCTCAGGCGCCGCGCCCGGGTGGCGGGAAGCGCCGGACTCAGCGCTTGTTCTTGATCGGGATGTCCATCTCTTCGGGCTTGATCTCGTGCACCAGCTCCGGCACGCCCCAGGCGAACGCCGGGTCGACCTTGATCTTGAAGTGGTACATCGACTGCATCGCCTGGTGGTCTTCCTTGCGGAAGGTCATCTTGCCCTTGGGCGTGTCGAAGCTCATGCCTTCCATCGTGCTGATGAGCTTGTTGGTGTTGGTGTCGCCGTTGGTCTTCTTGAGCGCCGTCACCACCGCCATCGCGGCCGAGAAGCCGCCGGCCGTGAAGAAGTCCGGCGGCGTCTTGAATTCCTTGTAGTGCGCCGCGACCATCGCCTCGTTCACCGGGTTCTTCGGAATGCCGAAGTAGTAGTAGGCCGCGCCTTCCATGCCCGGCAGCGCCTTGTAGGCCGCCATGGCCGGCAGGATGTTGCCGCCGGTGGCGATCTCGATGCCGTAGCGCTTGAGGTCGAGGTCGACGATCTTGAACGGGTTGCCCGCGCCGGCCCAGACGATCCAGATGATCTTGCGGCCCGGCTGGTCCTTGAGCTTGTCGATCAGGCGCTGGGCGCCGGCCGTGAAGTCGGTGGTGGCGGGCGGCAGGTACTCCTCGTGGACCAGCTTGGCCTTCTTGAGCGCGGCACCGAAGGCCTTCACGCCGTCGCGGCCGAAGGCGTTGTCCTGCGCCAGCGTGGCGACGGTCACGCCGGCCTTGTCGACGGCCACCGCGTTGGAGATCGCGTCCTGGCTCGAATTGCGGCCGGTGCGGAAGATGTACTTGTTCCACTTGTCGCCGGTGATCGAGTCGGCCACGGCGGGCTCGACCAGCAGGATCTTCTTGTACTCCTCGGCCACCGGCAGCATCGCCAGCGCCACGCCCGAGGCGGTCGGGCCGACGGCCAGCGCGGCCTTGTCGTCGGAATAGGCCGCGGCCAGCAGCGACTTGCCGAGGTCGGGCTTGCCCTGGTCGTCCTTCTCGATCACGACCAGCTTCTTGCCCGCGACGGTCATCGTGCCCTCGGTGGCGTAGTTCAGGCCCATCATGAAGCCGGTCTGCGTCTGCTTGCCGTAGGCCTCGAGCGCGCCG is from Variovorax paradoxus and encodes:
- a CDS encoding FAD-dependent oxidoreductase; this encodes MRLAVVGAGWAGLACAVEAVRQGHAVTVFEAAPNAGGRARRVDDMHGMALDNGQHILIGAYSATLQLMRDVGVDPERVLLRLPLSLRFADGGGLQLPRLPAPLDLLAGIFQARGWTWRDKSALLRTAIGWRFKGFRCDPSTTVAELCTGLTPRVMQELIEPLCVSALNTPVAQSSGQVFLRVLHDALFSGSGGADLLLPRADLGALLPDAALAWLRAHAASLRIGQRVRSIAPEAKAWRVDGEAFDRVVLASAPWDAARLVRASGLPAEAWCATTEALRFEAIATIYLRGATPLAEPMLALRSDPATAPAQFVFDKDRLCGLPGVLAMVVSANETPRELLETQALAQAAAQLGQAGLQVVQTVVEKRATFACTPGLARPPATIAPGLLACGDYVAGPYPATLEGAVLSGLAAARMTA
- a CDS encoding LysE family translocator, translating into MHLSNWLLFCGVTLLVAFTPGPAVLLAVSNSMSVGPRRAMISSLGNATGLFMVSAAAMAGLGVVLSTSAHAFMVLKLAGAAYLIYLGIKQWRSQGSVFADLQGASAAGSSRSSWRLFGHGLTVALTNPKSILFFSALFPQFLTPDAPIATQFAVLTTTFAAASVLSHAFYVLLARLLRKQLSDPRRTRLFNKVSGGAFVLLGLSLLRLRNKTAA
- a CDS encoding NIPSNAP family protein; its protein translation is MVTCYLRYIVDPYKLEEFEHYGKLWIPLVEKFGGQHHGYFLPSEGVSNVALAMFSFPSLAAYEQYRADSMQDADCQAAFRYAEETRCFLSYERSFFRPVFG
- a CDS encoding HAD-IA family hydrolase; the protein is MTSDPTVPASSAPLDLKRISAITLDLDDTLWPIWPTIERAEAVLHAWLLREAPKTAALLVTPGVLRELREATAKERSDLAHDLSALRRESIRTALRRAGEDPALADPAFDAFFAERQRVTLYDDALPALKWLSERYPLVAVSNGNADIHKTGVGRWFRTAFNARAFGSGKPHAPIFRAAAASVGLLPKDVLHVGDDAELDVVGALNAGMQAAWLVRDERPWVHGARPQLIVPNLHALCVALGA
- a CDS encoding ferrochelatase, which produces MPPSPSPVPGNAPRNTAVLWCNLGSPDAPTASAVRSYLADFLGDPRVVEIPRLLWLPILHGIILRVRPAKSAAKYASIWLPEGSPLKVWSERQAQRLGDTLSRRGHRVAVRDAMRYANPSIGARLDALQDEGVERVLVLQGYPQYSATTTASVIDAVNDWSRTQRSVPEFRFVNQFHDDPGYIAALAGRIEAHWQDQGRGEVLLLSFHGIPARNIELGDPYQSQCLETARLLTARLGLAPAQYRVTFQSRFGKAKWLEPYTEPTLRELGAAGVKRVDVACPGFPADCLETLEEIAMEGREAFLHAGGEQFSYIPCLNDGPAWIDALADIAERHLAGWNTR
- a CDS encoding redoxin domain-containing protein gives rise to the protein MSASSDAAKGGGLHAARIDQWLHPEPLTLQGLAGKVVLVDFWTYSCIHCVRTLPHVVRWYEKYRDPGFVAVGVHSPEFAYEKSTRNVQDAIQRFGIRYPVAQDNGFTTWKACDKLSGCSSPRDAARRCRRARRSRPGRR
- a CDS encoding DUF1993 domain-containing protein; amino-acid sequence: MALSMYDISVPVFTRGLAQLRHVLGKGLAHAQANGIDPSTLVDARLAPDMLTLAGQVQRASDACKLGTARIAGVTAPSFPDEEKSYDELLVRIAKTEEFLLGVDRAQIDGHEDRPVVITARGTEVHFTAQRYLLQFALPNFFFHATTAYDVLRNAGVPVGKMDYLGKF
- a CDS encoding alpha/beta fold hydrolase; protein product: MTSRIVPSSHYARLAGREIHWLDWPTAEPDPQVLIAWHGLARTGRDMDELAEHFAARGFRVICPDTIGRGLSQWSPLPDEEYRLAFYAQLAEALCDELQLERVHWVGTSMGGAIGTVCAAGLFASRMKARIASLVLNDNAPELAQAAIERIRAYAGNPPAFDTVSELETFFRGVYKPYGWLSDAQWRRLAETSTRRLPDGRVTPHYDPAMVRQFSTREDDYLIWPHYDAIEAPVLCLRGAESDLVLPEVVEAMRHRGPGAAGRLEVVEIQGCGHAPALNVPEQLECIEGFIRAAGR
- a CDS encoding branched-chain amino acid ABC transporter permease produces the protein MFLKRLLSNDMPRSRLLAVLLVALFLALAFAPFLFPGVKALSVAAKILVFVVLVASFDLLLGYTGIVSFAHTMFFGIGAYGIAISASRLGPDWGAVLLGLGASLAVSLVLSFAIGLFSLRVRAIFFAMITLAVASAFQTLASQLSDFTGGEDGLTFKLPELISPSFEFAEEPFLGVSLDGRLLCYYLLFVAAVVLVLAMLRIVNSPFGRVLQAIRENEFRAEAIGYRVVVYRTTAAVLSALFATLAGAMLAIWLRYNGPDTSLSFEIMVDVLLIVVIGGMGTIYGAAIGAVLFVVAQSYLQDLLRMGSEAASGLPWLAALLSPDRWLLWLGVLFVLSVYYFPTGIVGKLRARRASAAR
- a CDS encoding branched-chain amino acid ABC transporter permease — encoded protein: MKIEFDWKPLLLVPVLALVALPLTGSFSTWLTLTVAGLAMGMIIFIIASGLTLVFGLMDVLNFGHGVFIALGAFVASSVLGLMGDWTGSQELWRNLVAVFPAMLVAMAVAGAVGLAFERFIVRPVYGQHLKQILITMGGMIIGEELIKVIWGPAQVPLPLPEALRGSLLVGDAAISKYRLLAVAVGVVVFGLLAWTLSRTKIGLLIRAGVQDREMVESLGYRIGRLFVGVFVVGSALAGLGGVMWGLFQQNLVPQMGAQVNVLIFIVIIIGGLGSTGGALLGALLVGLMTNYIGFVLPTLTQFASIFLMVAVLLWRPQGVYPVANR
- a CDS encoding ABC transporter ATP-binding protein, coding for MSTNLLSLEGVHTHIGAYHILHGVDLAVPKGQLTMLLGRNGAGKTTTLRTVMGLWHASQGRVRFGERDITALRTPQIAELGIAYVPENMGIFSDLTVKENMLLAARGAKNAQQMDDTRLQWIFKLFPAVEKFWNHPAGKLSGGQKQMLAVSRAIVEPRELLIVDEPSKGLAPAIINNMIDAFDELKRSGVTILLVEQNINFALRLGDAVAVMDNGRVVHSGSMAAFAADAQLQQSLLGLAL